The following are encoded together in the Elusimicrobiota bacterium genome:
- a CDS encoding carboxypeptidase regulatory-like domain-containing protein, with product MSKRCPSCRTEVADDARVCPNCPWEFPEEEADNPPPAAVAQSWSPLPLVITGVVAAAIGLGWYFVVKVYHEETTEPTTLPPAAAVPAPPAPAPEPALEPVTTKPAAPVSTKPGKAVAKEEGAEEPVQTVTVVKEAHQPPPKKVKPVKEWKLRGFVYDLVTLQPVPRCKITLSDVDTNANFETATDASGRYRAILPPLPERGYLIEISASGYVKAYLDPGTEGVRNKPAGQRQDLCKELGPAVLQPASLQPHGADPLVTDFFIAPVNCK from the coding sequence ATGTCCAAGCGTTGCCCTTCCTGCCGCACCGAGGTCGCCGACGACGCGCGCGTCTGTCCGAACTGCCCATGGGAGTTCCCTGAAGAGGAGGCGGATAATCCCCCGCCGGCGGCGGTCGCCCAGAGTTGGTCCCCCCTCCCCTTGGTCATCACCGGGGTCGTGGCGGCCGCGATCGGCCTGGGCTGGTACTTCGTCGTGAAAGTCTACCATGAGGAGACCACCGAACCGACGACCCTCCCGCCGGCCGCCGCAGTCCCCGCTCCGCCGGCCCCGGCGCCGGAGCCGGCGCTGGAGCCTGTGACGACGAAGCCGGCCGCGCCCGTGTCCACCAAGCCGGGCAAGGCGGTCGCGAAGGAAGAGGGGGCGGAGGAGCCGGTCCAGACCGTGACGGTCGTCAAGGAGGCCCACCAGCCCCCGCCGAAGAAGGTCAAGCCGGTCAAGGAGTGGAAGCTGCGGGGCTTTGTCTACGACCTAGTCACACTGCAGCCGGTCCCGCGCTGCAAGATCACCCTCTCGGACGTCGACACCAACGCGAATTTCGAGACCGCGACGGACGCCAGCGGCCGTTACCGGGCCATCCTGCCGCCGCTGCCGGAGCGCGGCTACCTCATTGAGATCTCCGCCTCCGGCTACGTCAAAGCCTACCTCGACCCCGGCACCGAAGGGGTACGCAATAAGCCGGCCGGACAGCGCCAGGACCTCTGCAAGGAGTTGGGCCCCGCGGTCCTGCAGCCCGCCAGCCTCCAGCCGCACGGCGCCGACCCGCTGGTGACGGACTTCTTCATCGCCCCCGTCAACTGCAAGTAG
- a CDS encoding glycoside hydrolase family 130 protein: protein MKRRPGVPQNISVRRTEVRLMPDQTRVVLRHLGFASDEEYVRIIRRVLALPEQEVRSVLAPVLAEFSSRHRWLTKRLLRRFHYLEHFLPPGRELSPERRLLIGSYFMLEYSPESAALFNPSILPHPDQSRLPKGSLRFLLSLRSTGEGHISSISFRSGVIDAHNGIAVDPASRFLTEPELIENSTYHKDLFGRKAAEMGLAGEWVQRVLGRLGDFFTIKDLKKGLKEVLRETAPGQKIGDHETAKGLWLLAQSNYEIRFPPEQELSERIIFPVTPMQSNGLEDVRLTAHQDDAGKTAYYATYTAYDGRNVLPQLFATEDFRHFKFSTLNGPGVRNKGMALFPRKIGGRFAMLSRQDGENIYLMYSDNVHFWNEASLLLSPRHPWEFIKTGNCGCPVETEAGWLVLSHGVGPMRKYCLGAFLLDRKDPSKVIGRLRQPLMRPEGIEREGYVPNVLYTCGALVHGGQLVLPYGMSDRVTGFALIPLAEILAALS, encoded by the coding sequence ATGAAACGACGTCCCGGTGTTCCCCAGAATATCAGCGTCCGCCGCACCGAGGTCCGGCTCATGCCCGACCAGACCCGGGTGGTCCTGCGGCACCTGGGCTTCGCATCCGACGAGGAATACGTCAGGATCATCCGCCGGGTCCTGGCGCTTCCGGAGCAGGAAGTCCGGAGCGTCCTGGCCCCGGTCCTAGCGGAGTTCTCCTCCCGCCATCGCTGGCTGACCAAGCGCCTCCTGAGGAGATTCCACTACCTGGAGCATTTCCTGCCCCCGGGCCGCGAGCTCTCGCCGGAGCGCAGGCTCTTGATCGGCTCTTATTTCATGCTCGAGTATTCGCCTGAATCCGCGGCGCTCTTCAACCCCTCCATCCTGCCTCATCCGGACCAATCGCGGCTGCCCAAGGGGAGCCTGCGCTTCCTCTTGAGCCTCCGCTCGACTGGAGAGGGGCACATCTCCTCCATCTCTTTCCGCAGCGGAGTCATCGACGCCCACAACGGCATCGCCGTGGACCCGGCCTCGCGGTTCTTGACCGAACCCGAGCTGATCGAGAACTCGACCTACCACAAGGACCTCTTCGGGCGGAAGGCCGCGGAGATGGGCCTGGCCGGGGAGTGGGTGCAGCGCGTGCTGGGCCGGCTGGGGGATTTTTTCACCATCAAAGACCTCAAGAAGGGGCTCAAGGAAGTCCTTCGCGAGACGGCGCCCGGCCAAAAGATCGGAGACCACGAGACCGCCAAGGGACTTTGGCTCTTAGCGCAATCCAACTACGAGATCCGGTTCCCGCCGGAGCAGGAGCTTTCCGAGAGGATCATCTTCCCCGTAACTCCCATGCAGAGCAACGGACTGGAGGACGTGCGTCTGACGGCGCATCAAGACGATGCGGGGAAAACGGCCTATTACGCCACCTACACCGCCTACGACGGGCGCAACGTCCTGCCGCAGTTGTTCGCCACGGAGGACTTCCGGCACTTCAAGTTCTCCACCTTGAACGGCCCCGGCGTGCGCAACAAGGGGATGGCTCTCTTCCCGCGCAAGATCGGCGGACGCTTCGCCATGCTCTCCCGGCAGGACGGGGAGAACATCTATCTGATGTACTCCGACAACGTGCATTTTTGGAACGAAGCCAGCCTTCTCCTCTCTCCCCGCCATCCCTGGGAGTTCATCAAGACGGGGAACTGCGGCTGTCCCGTCGAGACGGAGGCGGGTTGGCTGGTCTTGAGCCACGGCGTGGGCCCCATGCGGAAGTATTGCCTCGGCGCGTTCCTTCTGGACCGCAAGGACCCCTCCAAGGTGATCGGCCGCCTGCGCCAACCCCTGATGCGCCCCGAAGGCATCGAGCGGGAAGGCTACGTGCCCAACGTCCTCTACACCTGCGGCGCGCTCGTGCACGGCGGCCAACTGGTCCTGCCCTATGGGATGTCGGACCGCGTCACCGGCTTCGCCCTGATCCCGCTGGCGGAGATCCTCGCCGCCCTGTCCTAG
- a CDS encoding tRNA-dihydrouridine synthase family protein, with amino-acid sequence MDEAPRLAPLTLHGVVFDPPLFCAPMAAITHSAFRRLLSDFGGYGALFTEMLSARMILREDRELSPCLKRRPREGKVVYQLMVTDTVRLPEIIDRLSALRPDGLDLNAACAAHAAVRQRCGSDLFEDAPRLREVLRVMRRCFSGPLFAKIRLGRQCEGWRGRLEDRLRLMADEGVDALTVHPRFFEEKFKRSARHALYGELARQARLPIIASGDIGGPEDLREHAGLLAPVSGVMIGRMAAACPWVFARWRDPGLRVDHAAVWRRLCDYVAEDFAPAPALVRLKVIAPYFARNFSFGHTFFKAVHAAPDLASALRRAEDFLSAGPALVRQVSVGGI; translated from the coding sequence ATGGATGAAGCGCCACGGCTTGCGCCGCTGACCCTCCACGGGGTCGTGTTCGACCCGCCGCTGTTCTGCGCCCCGATGGCCGCGATCACGCACAGCGCGTTCCGCCGCCTGCTCTCCGATTTCGGGGGCTACGGAGCGCTGTTCACGGAGATGCTTTCGGCCCGGATGATCCTGCGCGAGGACCGCGAGCTCTCCCCCTGCCTCAAGCGCCGCCCCCGGGAGGGGAAGGTCGTCTATCAGTTGATGGTGACCGACACCGTCCGACTGCCGGAGATCATCGACCGGCTCTCCGCCCTGCGGCCCGACGGCCTCGACCTCAACGCGGCCTGCGCCGCCCACGCCGCGGTCCGCCAAAGATGCGGCTCGGATCTTTTCGAGGACGCGCCCCGCTTGCGGGAAGTCCTGCGGGTGATGCGGCGATGCTTCTCGGGGCCGCTCTTCGCCAAGATCCGGCTGGGCCGGCAGTGCGAAGGCTGGCGCGGCCGGCTGGAAGACCGGCTGCGCCTGATGGCCGACGAAGGGGTCGACGCCTTGACGGTCCATCCGCGCTTCTTCGAGGAGAAGTTCAAGCGCAGCGCCCGCCACGCCCTCTACGGCGAGCTGGCCCGACAGGCGCGCCTGCCCATCATCGCCAGCGGGGACATCGGCGGCCCGGAAGACCTCCGCGAGCACGCCGGGCTGCTGGCGCCGGTTTCCGGGGTGATGATCGGGCGCATGGCGGCGGCCTGCCCCTGGGTCTTCGCGCGCTGGCGCGATCCCGGGCTGCGCGTGGACCACGCCGCAGTCTGGCGCAGGCTCTGCGACTATGTCGCCGAGGACTTCGCGCCGGCCCCGGCCCTGGTCCGGCTCAAGGTCATCGCGCCGTACTTCGCGCGCAATTTCTCCTTCGGGCACACCTTCTTCAAGGCGGTCCATGCCGCGCCCGATCTGGCCTCCGCCCTCCGCCGGGCCGAGGATTTCCTCTCCGCCGGGCCGGCCCTGGTCCGCCAGGTCAGCGTCGGCGGAATCTGA
- a CDS encoding cyclic nucleotide-binding domain-containing protein, translating to MEPLEYTIARHEFFRDFKPHHLKIFQDCVSDAHYGRDQLILRQGQGAERFFIIRKGEVRLEMTIPEGGCLPIQTVGPGEIVGWSWIVPPYKSTFDARAVEHLHVIVFDAGELRRKCEQDFELGYRVLQKFTLALSTRLDAVRAKLLEYHVRVERGY from the coding sequence ATGGAACCGCTGGAATACACGATCGCCCGGCACGAGTTCTTCCGGGATTTCAAGCCGCACCATCTGAAGATTTTCCAGGATTGCGTCAGCGATGCCCACTACGGCCGCGACCAGCTGATCCTGCGCCAGGGGCAGGGCGCGGAGCGCTTCTTCATCATCCGCAAAGGCGAGGTCCGACTGGAGATGACCATCCCGGAGGGCGGCTGCCTGCCTATCCAGACCGTGGGGCCGGGCGAGATCGTGGGCTGGTCGTGGATCGTCCCGCCCTATAAGTCGACGTTCGATGCCCGGGCCGTGGAGCACCTCCATGTCATCGTCTTCGACGCGGGCGAACTGCGCCGCAAGTGCGAGCAGGACTTCGAGCTTGGCTACCGGGTTCTGCAGAAGTTCACGTTGGCCCTTTCCACCCGGCTTGACGCGGTCCGGGCCAAGCTCCTGGAGTATCACGTCCGCGTGGAGCGCGGCTACTAA
- a CDS encoding ABC-F family ATP-binding cassette domain-containing protein, protein MAILLSCQDLSKSFGSRPLFTGLSFGLIDGERTGLIGPNGAGKSTLLRILAGLESPDQGTLSARRGLRSGYLDQQDRFAPARAGWSVRDELVQALQGLGLQDYEIDMRAEAGLAESGFQDPGQQVAGLSGGWRKRLAILAQVVRAPDLMLLDEPTNHLDLEGVLWLERFLCGLKFSFLVVTHDRRFLERVCNRVIELDSRYAQGHFSSPGNYSRFLENREALFSAQSAREDSMRNIVRGEIAWLRRGPKARTTKQQARIDRAGELIDELSDLEYRNAQGRAADIDFSSSERRTKRLVEARGLAKAMGGRKLFGPLDLTLRPGDKLGLIGANGSGKTTLLRLLAAQLAPDSGALFQAEALQVVTFDQHRDQLDLSLSLHRALCENGEHVLYKGSRIHVRGWASRFLFRQEQLDMPLSRLSGGEQARVLIARLMLRPADLLLLDEPTNDLDLRSLEVLESSMQEFAGALVLVTHDRYLLDRVSRRILALDGRGQARFFAELSQWEDWKAAQEEAPAPRGRAAAALTERRPGLSAREAKELRGMESAIAAAEARTAAARAALDDPAVASDAAELMKRQEDLEAANAKVDALFRRWEELEARRAGPGP, encoded by the coding sequence GTGGCCATACTACTGAGCTGCCAGGACCTCTCCAAGAGTTTCGGCTCCCGTCCGCTCTTCACGGGCCTGTCCTTCGGCCTCATCGATGGAGAACGCACCGGCCTTATCGGCCCGAACGGCGCGGGGAAATCCACGCTGCTCAGGATCCTCGCAGGCCTGGAAAGCCCGGACCAGGGGACCCTGTCCGCCCGGCGCGGCCTGCGCTCGGGCTACCTGGACCAGCAGGACCGTTTCGCGCCGGCGCGCGCGGGCTGGAGCGTACGCGATGAGCTGGTCCAGGCCCTGCAGGGGCTCGGGCTGCAGGACTACGAGATCGACATGCGCGCAGAGGCCGGGCTCGCCGAATCGGGATTCCAGGATCCCGGCCAGCAGGTCGCGGGGCTCTCCGGCGGCTGGCGCAAGCGTCTGGCCATACTCGCCCAGGTCGTGCGCGCGCCGGACCTGATGCTCCTCGACGAGCCCACCAACCACCTCGACCTCGAAGGCGTGCTCTGGCTGGAGCGCTTCCTCTGCGGCCTGAAGTTCTCTTTTTTGGTGGTCACCCATGACCGCCGCTTCCTGGAGCGAGTCTGCAACCGCGTCATCGAGCTCGACTCGCGCTACGCGCAGGGGCATTTCAGCAGCCCGGGCAACTACAGCCGCTTCCTGGAGAACCGCGAGGCGCTTTTCAGCGCCCAGTCCGCGCGGGAGGATTCGATGCGCAACATCGTCCGCGGCGAGATCGCCTGGCTGCGCCGCGGCCCCAAGGCCCGCACCACGAAGCAGCAGGCCCGCATCGACCGGGCCGGAGAGTTGATCGACGAGCTCTCCGACCTGGAATACCGCAACGCCCAGGGCCGCGCCGCGGACATCGATTTCTCGAGCAGCGAGCGCCGGACCAAGCGCCTGGTCGAGGCCCGGGGCCTTGCGAAGGCCATGGGGGGCCGCAAGCTCTTCGGCCCGCTGGACCTCACGTTGCGGCCCGGGGACAAGCTGGGCTTGATCGGAGCCAACGGCAGCGGCAAGACCACCTTGCTCAGGCTGCTGGCCGCTCAACTGGCGCCGGACTCGGGCGCGCTCTTTCAGGCCGAAGCGCTGCAGGTCGTGACCTTCGACCAGCATCGCGATCAGCTCGACCTGAGCCTCAGCCTGCACCGGGCGCTCTGCGAGAACGGAGAGCACGTGTTGTACAAGGGCAGCCGCATCCATGTGCGGGGCTGGGCCTCCCGCTTCCTGTTCCGCCAGGAGCAGCTCGATATGCCGCTGAGCCGGCTCTCCGGCGGCGAGCAGGCGCGCGTGCTGATCGCCCGGCTCATGCTCAGGCCCGCCGACCTGCTCCTGCTCGACGAGCCCACCAATGACCTCGATCTCCGATCGCTGGAGGTCCTGGAGTCCAGCATGCAGGAATTCGCGGGGGCCCTGGTGCTGGTGACCCACGACCGCTACCTATTGGACCGGGTCAGCCGGCGCATCCTGGCGCTCGACGGCCGGGGCCAAGCCCGTTTTTTCGCCGAACTCTCGCAATGGGAGGACTGGAAGGCGGCGCAGGAAGAAGCGCCTGCGCCGCGCGGCCGGGCCGCGGCCGCCCTGACCGAGCGCCGGCCAGGACTCTCCGCGAGGGAAGCCAAAGAGCTTCGGGGCATGGAGTCCGCCATCGCCGCGGCGGAGGCGCGGACTGCGGCGGCGCGCGCGGCCCTGGACGACCCCGCCGTGGCCAGCGACGCGGCCGAGCTCATGAAGCGGCAGGAGGACCTCGAGGCGGCCAACGCCAAGGTCGACGCCCTGTTCAGGCGCTGGGAGGAGCTGGAAGCCCGGCGCGCGGGCCCCGGGCCTTAG
- a CDS encoding cold-shock protein, translated as MATGKVKWFNDQKGFGFITPDDGAKDLFVHHSSITGDGFKTLAENQAVEFETEQSDKGPRASNVKKL; from the coding sequence ATGGCTACAGGGAAAGTGAAGTGGTTCAATGATCAGAAGGGCTTCGGCTTCATCACGCCGGATGACGGCGCCAAGGACCTTTTCGTCCATCACTCGTCCATCACCGGTGACGGATTCAAGACTTTGGCTGAGAATCAGGCCGTTGAGTTCGAGACCGAGCAATCCGATAAGGGGCCTCGCGCCAGCAACGTCAAGAAGCTTTAA
- the ssb gene encoding single-stranded DNA-binding protein, with product MGNLNKVMLIGRLTREPEIKTFSNGGKVANIGFAVNNRRKNQQSGQWEDVPVWVDLKAFNRETGRKLADLVAQHLHKGQQVYFEGHLVLEEWEGKTDGKKQSKMVVYVDDFQFLEKREGDGKGPAGQRAPGQAAESDPAIEEAPF from the coding sequence ATGGGGAATCTGAATAAAGTCATGCTGATCGGCCGGTTGACCAGAGAGCCGGAGATCAAGACGTTCAGCAACGGCGGCAAGGTGGCGAACATCGGCTTCGCCGTCAACAACCGCCGCAAGAACCAGCAGTCCGGCCAGTGGGAGGACGTCCCGGTCTGGGTGGACCTCAAGGCCTTCAACCGAGAGACCGGCAGGAAGCTCGCCGACCTTGTCGCGCAGCATCTCCACAAGGGCCAGCAGGTCTACTTCGAGGGACACCTGGTCCTGGAGGAGTGGGAAGGCAAGACCGACGGCAAGAAGCAGTCGAAGATGGTCGTCTACGTCGACGACTTCCAGTTCCTGGAGAAGCGGGAAGGGGATGGGAAGGGGCCGGCCGGCCAACGCGCCCCGGGCCAGGCCGCCGAGTCCGACCCTGCCATCGAAGAAGCCCCGTTCTGA
- a CDS encoding glycosyltransferase family 4 protein, whose protein sequence is MTPRSEIRKVAFVGDYLPRLCGIATFTTDLCSSVAAQFPQVQCFAVPVNDVAGGYDYPPEVRFEIEEQNLASYRRAADFLGISDVDVVCVQHEFGIYGGTAGGHLLALLREVDIPIVTTLHTVLKDPNADQKRVMRELVHLSTRLVVMSQKGAGFLRDVYKAPAAKIDMIPHGIPETSLVDSGSYKGLFGVEGKPVLLTFGLLSPNKGIENVLNALPKIVAKHPDVIYIILGATHPNLLRDQGESYRLGLELLAEKNGVQKNVIFYNRFVDLPELKEFIGAADIYITPYLNETQITSGTLAYCFGAGKAVVSTPYWYAQELLADDRGVLVPFNDPDAIARAVTGLLTDDARRNAMSQSAYKIGRDMVWANVARCYMRSFENARTERAGLTRKLFTVKTLDKQLTELPDLKLEHLYRMTDSTGIFQHAIVAVPNFSTGYCTDDNARALILTVLLEELGEDSPHLINVATTYAAFLQYAFDPKLNRFRNFMEFDRSWKDETISEDCCGRALLALGTCVGRSKNPGFQTLAGQIFAQALSPVTGFSSPRAWALALIGAQEYLRRFNGDRQVSQVRATLTDLLMGLHERTATPEWPWFEDAVTYMNAQLSHALILSGRWTARPDVLERGLNTLRWLAKIQTAEGGYFRPIGSNGFYKRGGQRALFDQQPIEAQAMVSACLEAYRCTSDDYWFSQARRAFDWFLGRNDLGLFLYDANTGGCRDGLHLDRVNQNQGAESTLAFLVSLAEMQQIHNEMAAFKSPASLPSR, encoded by the coding sequence ATGACGCCCCGCAGCGAGATCCGGAAAGTCGCTTTCGTGGGCGACTACCTGCCCCGGCTCTGCGGCATCGCCACCTTCACCACGGACCTGTGCTCCTCCGTGGCAGCCCAGTTCCCCCAGGTGCAGTGCTTCGCCGTGCCCGTCAACGACGTGGCGGGCGGCTACGACTATCCGCCGGAAGTCCGCTTCGAGATCGAGGAGCAGAACCTGGCCTCCTACCGCCGGGCGGCTGATTTCCTGGGCATCAGCGACGTGGACGTGGTCTGCGTCCAGCACGAGTTCGGCATCTATGGGGGGACGGCCGGAGGGCACCTCCTGGCCCTGCTGCGGGAGGTGGACATCCCCATCGTGACCACCTTGCACACCGTGCTCAAGGATCCCAACGCCGATCAGAAGCGGGTGATGCGGGAGCTGGTCCACCTCTCCACCAGGCTGGTGGTGATGTCGCAGAAAGGCGCGGGCTTCCTGAGGGACGTGTACAAGGCCCCTGCGGCCAAGATCGACATGATCCCGCACGGAATCCCGGAAACCTCCCTCGTGGACTCCGGCTCCTATAAGGGCCTTTTCGGCGTGGAGGGCAAGCCTGTGCTCTTGACCTTCGGCCTGCTCTCCCCCAACAAGGGCATCGAGAACGTGCTCAACGCCCTGCCCAAGATCGTGGCCAAGCACCCCGACGTGATCTACATCATCCTGGGGGCCACCCATCCCAACCTCCTGCGGGACCAGGGCGAGTCCTACCGCCTCGGCCTCGAGCTGCTGGCCGAGAAGAACGGCGTCCAGAAGAACGTGATCTTCTACAACCGCTTCGTCGACCTGCCCGAGCTCAAGGAGTTCATCGGCGCCGCGGACATCTACATCACTCCCTATCTCAACGAGACCCAGATCACCTCCGGGACCTTGGCGTACTGCTTCGGCGCGGGCAAGGCCGTGGTGTCCACGCCCTATTGGTATGCTCAGGAGCTGTTGGCCGACGACCGCGGGGTCCTGGTCCCATTCAACGACCCGGACGCCATCGCCCGCGCGGTGACGGGACTGTTGACGGACGATGCCCGTCGCAACGCCATGAGCCAGAGCGCCTATAAGATAGGACGGGATATGGTGTGGGCCAACGTAGCCCGTTGCTACATGCGGTCCTTTGAGAACGCGCGCACTGAGCGGGCCGGCCTGACCCGGAAACTCTTCACGGTGAAGACTCTCGACAAGCAGCTCACCGAACTTCCGGATCTGAAGTTGGAGCACCTCTACCGGATGACCGATTCCACGGGCATCTTCCAGCATGCCATCGTGGCCGTGCCGAACTTCTCCACCGGCTACTGCACGGACGACAACGCGCGGGCCCTGATCCTGACGGTGCTGCTGGAGGAACTGGGGGAAGACTCGCCCCACCTCATCAACGTTGCCACCACCTACGCCGCCTTCCTGCAATACGCCTTCGACCCAAAACTCAACCGGTTCCGGAACTTCATGGAGTTCGACCGGTCCTGGAAAGATGAGACCATATCGGAAGACTGCTGCGGCCGCGCCCTGCTGGCCCTGGGGACCTGCGTGGGCCGGTCCAAGAACCCGGGCTTCCAGACCTTGGCCGGGCAGATCTTCGCCCAAGCGTTGTCTCCGGTCACGGGCTTCAGCTCGCCCCGCGCCTGGGCCCTGGCCTTGATCGGCGCCCAGGAATACCTGCGCCGGTTCAATGGAGACCGGCAGGTGAGCCAGGTGCGGGCCACCCTGACGGACCTTTTGATGGGGCTCCACGAGCGCACCGCCACGCCGGAGTGGCCATGGTTCGAGGATGCGGTCACCTACATGAACGCTCAGCTTTCCCATGCGCTGATCCTGAGCGGCCGGTGGACCGCCCGGCCCGACGTGCTCGAACGGGGCCTGAATACCCTGCGCTGGCTGGCCAAGATCCAGACCGCCGAAGGGGGCTATTTCCGGCCCATCGGCTCCAATGGCTTCTACAAGCGCGGCGGGCAGCGCGCCCTTTTCGACCAACAGCCCATCGAAGCCCAGGCCATGGTGTCGGCCTGTCTGGAGGCCTATCGCTGCACCTCGGACGATTACTGGTTCAGCCAAGCGCGCCGCGCCTTCGACTGGTTCCTGGGGCGCAACGACCTGGGCCTGTTCCTCTATGACGCCAATACCGGCGGATGCCGGGATGGCCTGCACTTGGACCGGGTGAACCAGAACCAGGGCGCCGAGTCCACATTGGCGTTCCTCGTCTCGTTGGCGGAGATGCAGCAGATCCACAACGAGATGGCCGCCTTCAAGAGCCCGGCCTCGCTGCCATCGAGATGA
- a CDS encoding rod shape-determining protein, which translates to MFNFLFSLFSNDMGIDLGTSNTLVYVKNQGIVLREPSVVAIDRETRRVLAVGAEAKRMLGRTPSWISAVRPLKNGVIADFEVTQEMIKYFIRKVHNRRSLLHPRIVIGIPSGITEVERRAVQESAEQAGAREVYLIEEPMAAAIGADLPISEPHGNFIVDIGGGTTEAAVISLGGMVVSKSIDIAGDEMDEAVMMHLRRKYSLLIGETTAEDVKIQIGSVFPLKEEKTMEVKGRDQATGLPKTVLITSEEVRQALMEPVQLILDVLKNTLEETPAELSADLVDRGIMLAGGGSLLRGLPDLVRQETELPVHRAADPLSCVVMGAGKFLEELDSIADRRSDFVASSYRYRGS; encoded by the coding sequence ATGTTCAATTTCCTCTTCAGCCTCTTCTCCAACGATATGGGCATCGACCTGGGCACGTCCAACACTTTGGTGTACGTGAAGAACCAGGGCATCGTGCTCCGGGAGCCGTCGGTGGTGGCCATCGACCGGGAGACCCGGCGCGTGCTGGCCGTGGGAGCGGAGGCCAAGCGCATGTTGGGGCGCACCCCATCATGGATCTCCGCGGTGCGGCCGCTGAAGAACGGCGTCATCGCCGACTTCGAGGTGACGCAGGAGATGATCAAGTACTTCATCCGCAAGGTCCACAACCGGCGCTCCCTGCTGCATCCGCGCATCGTCATAGGCATCCCCTCGGGCATCACCGAGGTCGAGCGTCGCGCGGTTCAGGAGTCGGCGGAGCAGGCCGGGGCCCGGGAGGTCTATCTCATCGAGGAGCCGATGGCCGCGGCCATCGGGGCGGACCTGCCGATCTCCGAGCCGCACGGCAACTTCATCGTGGACATCGGCGGGGGCACCACCGAGGCGGCGGTGATCTCGCTGGGCGGCATGGTCGTCTCGAAATCCATCGACATCGCGGGCGATGAGATGGACGAGGCCGTGATGATGCATCTGCGCAGGAAGTACAGCCTCCTGATCGGGGAAACGACCGCCGAGGACGTCAAGATTCAGATCGGCTCGGTCTTCCCGCTCAAGGAGGAGAAGACCATGGAGGTCAAGGGCCGGGACCAAGCCACCGGCCTGCCCAAGACGGTGCTGATCACGTCGGAAGAGGTGCGCCAGGCCCTGATGGAGCCGGTGCAGCTCATCCTCGACGTGCTCAAGAACACATTGGAGGAGACTCCGGCGGAATTGTCCGCGGATCTGGTGGACCGAGGCATCATGCTGGCGGGCGGCGGGTCGCTCCTGCGGGGGCTGCCCGACCTCGTCCGGCAGGAGACCGAGTTGCCGGTGCATCGCGCCGCCGACCCCTTGAGCTGCGTGGTCATGGGAGCGGGGAAGTTCCTGGAAGAACTCGACAGCATCGCGGATCGGCGCTCGGACTTCGTCGCCTCCTCGTACCGCTACCGCGGGTCATAA